A genomic stretch from Campylobacter lari subsp. concheus includes:
- a CDS encoding multidrug ABC transporter permease/ATP-binding protein, with protein sequence MSFLWILFQENKFKIILFFLFSIFTSILGVLTLVFINEFLLKANLENSIIIVYFMLLLLVFFASSSFVEFSLSIFGQNFIFKMQRRIVKQILDTNILSILNTTKAKILASLNNDVRSISFGLLKLPEFIQSSVLIICTSAYIAYLSLEIFFLCLVWIICVFLVDNFLMSKVYFYFKNARENDDALQKNYQNILQGHKELTLNPLRAKYYYENEFEKNALKKKKSSTMGNILHILSNNWSNSAMLALVGVEFYMALNYKFASLQSATTIALSILFLRAPLGAMIGSFPTLMMAKIALDKILNLNLENYTHEFKIGQSSKAWQKLYFKNVSFAYNEKFALKPINLELKKGECVFLIGKNGSGKSTFSMILAGLFTDFKGDIFLDNEKITKKNIYEYRSLISAIFSDFHLFEHILEDDKFSKEDLAYWLEILELNEKVEFIENTFNTIKLSAGQKKRLAMLNALLEKRDILILDEWAADQDPMFRKFFYTKLLPLLKQKGITIFAITHDDVYFDMADRILLAQNGQICELKGDIKELAKNAVEKF encoded by the coding sequence GTGAGTTTTTTATGGATTTTATTTCAAGAAAATAAATTTAAAATTATTCTTTTTTTTCTTTTTAGTATTTTTACAAGTATATTGGGTGTCTTAACTTTGGTTTTCATTAATGAATTTTTATTAAAAGCGAATCTTGAAAATTCAATTATTATTGTGTATTTTATGCTTTTGTTGCTTGTGTTTTTTGCAAGTTCTTCTTTTGTGGAATTTTCTTTAAGTATTTTTGGACAAAATTTTATTTTTAAAATGCAAAGAAGGATTGTAAAACAAATTTTAGATACAAATATTTTGAGTATTTTAAATACTACTAAAGCAAAGATTTTGGCTTCTTTAAATAACGATGTGCGCAGTATTTCTTTTGGTCTTTTAAAACTCCCAGAATTTATACAATCAAGTGTTTTAATTATATGTACTAGTGCTTATATAGCTTATCTTTCTTTAGAAATTTTCTTTTTATGTTTGGTGTGGATTATTTGTGTTTTTTTGGTGGATAATTTTTTAATGAGTAAGGTATATTTTTATTTTAAAAATGCTAGGGAAAATGATGATGCCTTGCAGAAGAATTATCAAAATATTTTACAAGGCCATAAAGAATTAACTTTAAACCCATTAAGAGCGAAGTATTATTATGAAAATGAGTTTGAAAAAAATGCTCTAAAAAAGAAAAAAAGCTCCACTATGGGAAACATCTTGCATATTTTATCTAATAACTGGAGCAATAGTGCTATGTTAGCCTTGGTGGGTGTGGAATTTTATATGGCTTTAAACTATAAGTTTGCTAGTTTGCAAAGTGCTACAACTATTGCTTTAAGTATACTTTTTTTAAGAGCACCACTTGGAGCTATGATAGGAAGTTTTCCTACACTCATGATGGCAAAAATTGCTTTGGATAAAATTTTAAATTTAAATTTAGAAAACTATACACATGAGTTTAAGATTGGTCAAAGTAGTAAGGCTTGGCAAAAACTTTATTTTAAAAATGTATCCTTTGCTTATAATGAAAAATTTGCCTTAAAGCCTATAAATTTAGAGCTTAAAAAAGGCGAATGTGTATTTTTAATAGGTAAAAATGGTAGTGGAAAATCTACTTTTTCTATGATTTTAGCGGGACTTTTTACGGATTTTAAGGGAGATATTTTTTTAGATAATGAAAAAATTACCAAAAAAAATATTTATGAGTATAGAAGTTTAATTAGTGCTATTTTTAGTGATTTTCATTTATTTGAACATATTTTAGAAGATGATAAATTTAGTAAAGAGGATTTAGCGTATTGGCTCGAAATTTTAGAATTAAATGAGAAAGTAGAATTTATAGAAAATACTTTTAATACTATTAAACTTTCTGCAGGACAAAAAAAGCGTCTTGCTATGCTTAATGCTTTGCTTGAAAAAAGGGATATTTTGATCTTAGATGAGTGGGCAGCTGATCAAGATCCTATGTTTAGGAAGTTTTTTTATACTAAACTTTTGCCACTTTTAAAGCAAAAAGGTATTACTATATTTGCTATAACTCACGATGATGTGTATTTTGATATGGCTGATAGAATTTTACTTGCACAAAATGGTCAAATTTGTGAATTAAAAGGCGATATAAAAGAACTAGCAAAAAATGCGGTAGAAAAATTTTAA